In Lates calcarifer isolate ASB-BC8 linkage group LG23, TLL_Latcal_v3, whole genome shotgun sequence, a single genomic region encodes these proteins:
- the btbd17a gene encoding BTB/POZ domain-containing protein 17: protein MVKQVALIHAWMLLLALCLQLGAAAAGKLPLSDSAQDGGGSGGDTISHSLTLVQRLEALLLQGNGSDVSLRVETPSADEVKMIQAHSLVLSLQSPVFEEMLLSRNSSTLVLKESSDCAAVFDKFIRYLYCGEISVRLDQATPLHKLATKYQVLGLQQGITQYMTQNLAQESPSGHVASWYEYALQAGDVTLRDSCLQYLAWNLSSVLQSGEWVTISSQLLMSLLQRSDLVLQSEMELFAALEAWIIQNEPDGLTAENALRAVRYAMMPPRELFRLQTQSSVLARYQESVRDLLYMSYQFHSSSPMHMAKYFDVNCSLFMPRNYLSPVWGSPWIISNPTRDDRSTSFQTQLGPSGHDASKRVTWNALFSPRWLPLSMRPMYTETGAMQPTRVEGGRPRIIITPATSSADFAGVNFQKTVLVMAQQQGKVVVKHVYNFHQSTEENGDFLAEADLYHRTSEYLIDSSLFLHIVVKPLYQTLITTKN from the exons ATGGTGAAACAAGTTGCTCTGATCCACGCATGGATGCTGCTACTGGCCCTCTGTCTTCAGCtgggagcagctgctgcaggtaaGTTACCTCTCA GTGACAGTGCCCAGGATGGAGGTGGCAGCGGCGGGGACACCATCAGCCACTCCCTGACCCTGGTGCAGCGTCTGGAGGCCCTGCTGCTTCAGGGAAACGGGAGTGACGTGTCGCTGAGGGTGGAGACGCCCAGCGCGGACGAAGTGAAGATGATCCAGGCTCACTCTCTGGTGCTCTCCCTGCAGAGCCCTGTGTTTGAGGAGATGCTGTTGAGCCGCAACAGCAGCACACTGGTCCTCAAAGAGAGCTCTGACTGTGCCGCTGTGTTTGACAAGTTCATCag gtATCTGTATTGTGGAGAGATTTCTGTGCGTCTGGACCAGGCCACACCTTTACACAAGCTGGCCACTAAGTACCAGGTTTTGGGTCTCCAGCAAGGCATCACCCAGTACATGACCCAGAATCTAGCCCAGGAGTCCCCCTCAGGTCACGTGGCGAGCTGGTATGAGTACGCCCTGCAGGCCGGGGACGTGACTCTGAGGGATAGCTGCCTTCAGTATCTGGCCTGGAACCTGTCATCTGTGCTGCAGAGCGGAGAGTGGGtgaccatcagcagccagctGCTCATGTCCCTGCTGCAGCGCTCAGACCTGGTCCTGCAGAGCGAGATGGAGCTCTTCGCAGCACTGGAGGCCTGGATTATTCAGAATGAACCAGATGGTTTGACAGCAGAGAACGCTTTGAGAGCTGTGCGCTACGCCATGATGCCTCCTCGAGAGCTCTTCCGCCTACAGACCCAGTCCTCAGTCCTGGCTCGCTATCAGGAGTCAGTGCGTGACCTGCTCTACATGTCCTACCAGTTTCATTCATCCTCACCGATGCATATGGCCAAATACTTTGATGTGAACTGCAGCCTCTTTATGCCCAGAAACTACCTGTCTCCAGTGTGGGGGTCGCCCTGGATCATCAGCAACCCAACACGAGACGACCGCAGCACCAGCTTCCAGACCCAGCTGGGGCCCAGCGGCCACGACGCCAGCAAGCGGGTGACATGGAACGCCTTGTTCTCACCTCGCTGGTTACCCCTCAGCATGAGGCCGATGTACACGGAGACAGGCGCCATGCAGCCAACACGAGTGGAGGGAGGGCGACCTCGCATCATCATCACCCCGGCCACGTCCAGTGCTGATTTTGCCGGGGTGAACTTCCAAAAGACGGTGCTTGTGATGGCTCAGCAGCAAGGCAAGGTGGTGGTGAAACACGTCTACAACTTCCATcagagcacagaggaaaacGGCGATTTCTTGGCTGAGGCCGACCTCTACCACCGGACGTCTGAGTACCTCATTGACAgctccctcttcctccacatTGTGGTGAAGCCGCTGTACCAAACCCTCATAACCACCAAGAACTAA
- the gpr142 gene encoding probable G-protein coupled receptor 142 encodes MINWSNVTESGHQELDLKPEELQKSKCVLGFIPVIYYSILLCVGVPVNILTAVALSRLACRTKKALYYYLLAVTGSDILSQLFIIFVGFLLETAVFHRDVPALLLHSVSAAEFAANHASIWSTVPLTVDRYVALCHPLLHRQISYPARARKIIAVVLALSLASGVPFFWWSDMWRNSNPPTALDTVLIWTHVTIIYFLPCSIFLVLNSLIIQTLRVRQKQQRCQEERGPKSAPPRRLGKTTAMLLAITSVFSVLWAPRTIVVIYHLYVSSVHRDWRVHLAYDLSNMLAMLNTAVNFFLYCFVSKPFRSAVRDVVLLRGGPLYPHRALPQQQAPTNASVSSLYSGNNKRSQRDSTPLSPHRARKPS; translated from the exons ATGATCAACTGGTCCAATGTGACGGAGTCCGGCCACCAGGAGCTGGACCTGAAaccagaggagctgcagaagtCCAAATGTGTGCTGGGCTTCATCCCTGTCATCTACTACAGCATTCTGCTCTGTGTGGGAGTACCAG tgaaCATTCTCACAGCAGTGGCCTTGTCCAGACTGGCATGCCGCACCAAGAAAGCTCTGTACTACTACCTTCTGGCAGTGACAGGCTCAGACATTTTGTCCCAACTCTTCATCATCTTCGTTGGCTTCTTGCTGGAGACGGCGGTTTTCCATCGCGATGTCCCTGCACTCCTGCTGCactctgtcagtgctgcagagtTTGCCGCCAACCACGCCTCCATTTGGTCCACTGTCCCCCTCACCGTGGACCGCTACGTGGCGCTGtgccaccccctcctccaccgCCAGATCAGCTACCCAGCACGGGCCAGGAAGATCATTGCGGTGGTCCTGGCTTTATCGCTCGCATCGGGCGTGCCCTTCTTCTGGTGGTCGGACATGTGGCGGAACAGCAATCCGCCCACGGCGCTGGACACCGTCCTCATATGGACACATGTGACTATCATCTACTTCCTGCCCTGCAGCATCTTCTTGGTGCTCAACTCTTTGATAATCCAAACTCTGAGGGTGAGGCAGAAGCAGCAGCGTTGCCAGGAGGAGCGGGGGCCAAAATCGGCGCCCCCACGGCGACTTGGGAAAACCACGGCCATGCTGCTGGCCATCacctctgtgttctctgtgctgTGGGCCCCCAGAACCATCGTGGTCATCTACCACCTGTACGTGTCCTCAGTTCACAGAGACTGGCGCGTCCACTTGGCCTATGACCTGTCCAACATGCTGGCCATGCTCAACACAGCCGTCAATTTCTTCCTGTACTGCTTCGTCAGTAAGCCTTTCCGTTCCGCGGTGCGGGACGTCGTGCTGCTCAGGGGGGGCCCGCTGTACCCCCACCGTGCTCTGCCGCAACAGCAGGCCCCTACTAatgcctctgtctcctctctgtacAGTGGGAACAACAAGCGGTCGCAGAGGGACTCCACCCCCCTGTCACCTCACAGGGCCAGAAAGCCCTCATGA